One window of the Pyrus communis chromosome 17, drPyrComm1.1, whole genome shotgun sequence genome contains the following:
- the LOC137723433 gene encoding lipid phosphate phosphatase gamma-like, producing MVSASLKAVTLTYVQYQRGDQLGHFLAWISLVPVFISFGGFFCHFFFRRELQGMFFFVGLVISQIINELIKDFFQQARPETCAILEMCDSHGWPSSHSQYMFFFATYFTLLTYKGIGLWDTNNKLAVVFLPWVLALLTIYSRVYLGYHTVAQVFAGSAFGLFLGAVWFWVVNSVLYRSFPMIEESWFGRYFYIKDTSHIPNVLRFEYDNARDARSKLAAKIN from the coding sequence ATGGTTTCGGCGTCTCTCAAAGCCGTGACGCTGACTTACGTCCAGTACCAGAGAGGCGACCAACTGGGTCACTTCCTCGCTTGGATTTCCCTCGTCCCAGTATTCATCAGCTTCGGCGGCTTCTTCTGCCACTTCTTCTTCCGCCGTGAACTCCAGGGCATGTTCTTCTTCGTCGGCCTTGTAATCTCCCAGATCATCAACGAGCTCATCAAGGATTTCTTCCAGCAAGCTCGGCCGGAAACCTGCGCTATACTCGAGATGTGCGATTCGCACGGGTGGCCGTCGAGTCACTCGCAGTACATGTTCTTCTTCGCTACATACTTCACCCTCTTGACTTACAAGGGGATTGGGCTCTGGGACACCAATAACAAGTTGGCGGTGGTTTTTCTTCCATGGGTTCTGGCTTTGCTGACTATATATTCGAGGGTTTATTTGGGTTACCACACGGTGGCTCAGGTGTTTGCAGGATCGGCTTTTGGATTGTTTCTGGGGGCGGTGTGGTTCTGGGTTGTGAACTCTGTGCTTTACCGTAGCTTTCCGATGATCGAAGAGAGCTGGTTTGGGAGGTATTTTTATATCAAGGATACTTCTCATATACCCAATGTGTTGAGGTTTGAGTATGATAATGCGCGGGATGCGAGGAGCAAACTGGCTGCCAAGATTAACTGA